DNA sequence from the Chitinophaga flava genome:
CGGACGTTCTCCACTGGCACTGAATATCATCGGGTATGTGGTTGGCATGCCTATCTTCTGCGATTCAGGGTTTATTGTACTCAGCGGCCTCAACAAAGCCATGGCCGTACGTTCCGGCATCTCCATGCTGACCATGGCTTCTTCGCTGGCTACCGGCCTTTATGCGGTACATTGTATGATGCCGCCACATCCGGGTATTATGGCGGCCACCGGCATCATTCAGGCAGATGTAGGCAAAGTGATGTTATACGGACTGCTGATAGCCCTGCCGGCATCGGCCTGCGGATATGCATGGTCGTTATATGCCGGGCGCAAACTCCCTGCGCCAATTGTAGAAGCACCAGATATCACCATCCCTTCCGGACGCCTGCCCTCTGTAACCATGGCTATATTGCCGATCGCCGTACCCATACTACTGATAGCATTGCGCTCTTTTCTCGCACTGGAAAAAAAAACCTCTTCGCTGGCCATCCAGACACTCAATATACTCGGCATACCGGAAGTAGCCATCACTATCGGTATTATCCTCACCTTACTCAGTCTGCGTAACGGACAGGCCAGCAATGCCAGAAAAATACTAGTGGAAGGCGCAGAAAAGGCAGCAGGCATACTCGTAATCATCGGCGGCGGAGGCGCCTTCGGGGCCATACTGGCCAAAGCTGAACTGGGCAGACATATCGCGGAAAATCCGGCTATAACGGGCATGGGTATACTATTACCGTTCTTAATCACCGCCATCATCAAAACGGCGCAGGGCTCTTCTACCGTAGCTATCATCACAGCCGCTTCCCTCATACATCCTTTGTTGCCCGCACTGGGCCTCCATACGCCGGAAGGTAATATCCTGAGTGTACTGGCCATGGGCGCCGGCTCCATGATGGTATCCCACACTAATGACGCCTACTTCTGGGTCATATCCCGGTTCTCCGGACTGGAGATCAAAGACATGCTGCGTGTATATACTACGGCTACACTGATCATGGGCATTACCGCTATGGCTGGTGTATACCTCCTGTCGCTGCTCATCGGATAGGATTACAGGAAGATGCCCACCCTGTATGAATTTTGGATGAAGGATGGATGAACGGTACAGACAAAATTTTCAATAATTATTATTTTGTCGCCCAGACACAAACTACGCCACTTTATGGACACCAGAAGGGACTTCCTGAAAAAATCATTGCTGTTATCCGGCGCGGCCGGCTTCTCCACCATCATGCCTGCCTCTATTCAGAAGGCGCTGGCCATAGATCCTACGCCGGGCAGCACCTGGCTCGATGCAGAACACATCGTCATCCTCATGCAGGAAAACAGATCATTTGACCATTGCTTTGGAACCTTACAAGGTGTAAGAGGCTTTAATGATCCTAGGGCCATCCCTTTGCCCAACCTTAAACCGGTGTGGTTTCAGACAGATGATAAAGGTGATACCTACGCACCATTCCGGCTCGATATCAAAGACACGAAGATCACCTGGATGGGCTCCCTGCCACATTCCCGTGCCAGCCAGGTAGATGCTTATAATACCGGAAAACATGACCAGTGGCTGATTGCCAAAAGACCCGGCAACAAACAATATGCACACATGCCACTCACCCTGGGTTATTTTACAAGGGAAGACCTTCCCTTCAACTACGCCATGGCTGATGCTTTCACGATATGCGACCAGCATTTCTGCTCCGGCATGACCAGCACCACACCTAACCGCTCCTTCTTCTGGACTGGCAAAATTACCAGTAAAGAAGACGGGCGCGCTAAAGTCAACATCCGCAACGACGACTTCAGCTACGGCAAACTCACCTGGAAAACATTCCCGGAAATGCTGGAAGAAAACAATGTATCCTGGAAATTTTATCAGAACGATCTCAGCTGCGGCGGTGGCTTCAAAGGAGAAGAAAGAGCCTGGCTGGCCAACTTCGGTTGCAACCTCCTCGAATTCTTCGAAGCCTATCACGTGAAATTTTCCTCCCGCCATATTCAGACACTACTCAAACAAGTAGATACCCTGCCGGATGAAATCAACAAACTCATGGAAGCTACTCCTTCGTCAGATGAAGCGGCCAGGAAAATACGTGCAGACATCGCCAAAAAACAGGAAGTGCTCGACAATGCCACCAAAGAGCTGCTGAAATGGAATAAGGAAAGTTTTGATCAGTTATCTGATCATCAAAAAAATCTCTACAAAAATGCATTTGTAATCAACAGCGCTGACCCCAACTTCAGGACTGTTACCACTTTCCAGTATACTGATGATGGCAACGACCGTAAGGTGACCGTCCCTGCCGGCGATATCCTTTACCAGTTCAGAAAAGATGTACAGGACGGTAAACTGCCTGCTGTCTCCTGGCTGGCAGGTCCGCAAAATTTCTCCGACCACCCCAGCGCTCCCTGGTATGGCGCCTGGTATGTATCAGAGATCATGGACATCCTCACCAGCAACCCCGAAGTATGGAAGAAAACCATCTTCATCGTTACCTATGATGAAAACGACGGCTACTTCGACCACGTACCTCCCTTCTCCATCCCTGATGAAAACAAGCCAGAGACAGGCAAATGTTCTGCAGGCATAGATACTGAAGTGGAACATGTACGACTGGAAAATGAATTATTACAAGGCATCCATAAAAAACAGGCCCGCGAAGCACCTATAGGCCTTGGTTTCAGGGTTCCTTTGATCATCGCTTCTCCCTGGAGTCGCGGCGGCAAAGTATGTTCACAGGTATTTGATCATACGTCTACATTACAATTCCTGGAAACATATGTCAACCGCAAGTACGGTAAAAAGATCCACGTGGATAATATCAGTCAGTGGAGACGGACCATCTGCGGCGATCTCACTGCAGTGTTCAGTCCTTTTACAGCTAAAACTGAAAAACTGCCTTTTCTGAATAAGGAGAAGTTTGTGCAGCATATTTACAATGCACAGTTCAAAGCCGCGCCAGGTGGGTTTAAGAAAATAACAGACCAGCAGCTGGAACGTGTGATCAGCAACCCCGAGGCCAACGACCTCATGGCGCCACAGGAAAAAGGAGTACGGCCTTCACCGGCGTTGCCATATGAATTGTATGCAGATGCCCAGTGGCTGCCCGGCAAACAACAGGTGGAAATCAGTTTTGCTGCCGGTAACACCGTATTTGGTTCAGCCTCGGCTGGTGCGCCTTTCACTGTTTTTGCACCGGTAGCATACAAAGATGATAAAGGGAATACGGAAGTATCCCGCAACTGGTCTTTCGCCGTAAAAGCCGGTGATAGCATCCGGTATCAGTGGCCAGTAACGGCTTTCGAAGCGGGCACCTATCATTTGCATCTTCATGGCCCCAATGGCTTCTTCCGGGCTTTCAAGGGCAACCACGATGATCCGGCAGCACAGATAACGTGCACGCATGAACGTAATAATACCACCGGCAAACTCACCGGCAATGTAATCGTCAATATTACCGGCACAGCTGCAACACCACTTAATATTACCATCCGCGACAATGCCTATAAAAATAAAAGCATCAGCCGTAGCATTGCTGCCAACGGCAACGCCGCCATCCTGCTACCCTTGCAAGCCAGCAACGGATGGTACGATTTCAGTATTCTTATCAACGGCTTCAGCATGTTTGAAAGAAGATATGCCGGCCGCGTAGAAACCGGTAAGGAAGGCATCACCGACCCATACATGGGCAGGGCTATATCCTGATTTATGGAATCCGGGCACCTGCATGCATCCTGTAATTAAAATCAGATGAGACTGTTTCTTTTAATCCCTTTCATCATGACAAGTATACAGGCATTCAGTCAGGGGCCCGGCTCCCCTCTTCCGGAACTTACCCGCTACGATTCCCTGGGAACGGGCATTTTACAGGTAAGCTTCGAAGAAAAAATTCCACTATATGCCAGTGCAGATGCTACAATTCCTTTCGACACCCTGGAAATAAAGCGCCGCGCAGATGGCAGCACTGCTTTTCTCACACGAGTGCTGAAAAATAAACTGCTCCCCTACCAGCTGTCACAGGGTGACACCCATGAGAGTGGTCGTCGCCATATCAATATGGGCCTGATTTCTTTTCCGCCAGTACTGCAATTCAGAGTGATACAGGCCACTGCACATCATTTTCAGGTGATCATCAACGAAAAGGAAAACCTCACCTGCTTTATCTATATCAATCCGAAATATGCATTGTACAAAACATTGGCGCAGAAAGAACAAACCGAAGCTCCATACAATCCCTGCTGGTATCTCTACGAAACATGGGAACATTTTCTGCAACGCGCCTATATTGTAAGTACCAAACCCAACACCACTTTCTACGCTGCTCCCAATGGAAAAACGATTCCTTTCCCATCTATGCAGGATGGCTGCAGGGAATGTTTTCATGTGGCCCGCGTTAAAGGAGAATGGGCCGAATTGATAGACAGACAGGATTATAGCAGAAAGAAGCCAGCCTATGGTTGGGTTAAATGGCAGAACGGTAAGGCGCTGGAAGTATCGGTGATGGAGTTTGGATACGAATAAACCCCAGGGCCGAAAAACATCAACCCCGGGGCAGGGGCGCTATACATTCATCGTTACTGTAGCGCCTTTTTTCTTTTTGCTTTCATCAGCAGCTTCCATGAAAGCCATCATTTCAATTGTTTCTTCCGGCTTCACTGGAGGAATACCTGTCTGGAAGAAGGCAGTGATCTGCAATACCAGTGGTTGATAAGAGCTGAAGTCGCCGATAGGCGCTATACCTTTTTCTCCGAAAGCATGACCACCAAAGCCATAAGGTCCTTTGCGGACGCCTCTCAGCGTACCTATGCGGCCATCCTTCCATACACCCGTTACCACATCCATATCTTCGGAAGTAATGCGGGTCACACGATGACAGCCGGTACCCATCAGGGCAAACAACATCTCCACACCATGGATGCCGTACCAGAAAAGGTCCGGATGTGTTTTTTCAGTGGGCGACGGCGTATATACATCCGCCCCGGTGACCTTCCCGATTTTTCCTTGTGCCACTTGTTGTATGCTATCGATGAAACGCAGTGCAGAAGAGGAAAACACCGGCACCTTATATTTTTCAGCCGCCTTAAAAATAGCCCGGGTATCCGCCAGTGAAGCAGCAATAGGCTTGTCGATAAACACACGTTTGCCGGCTTTAAACACCGGAAGCGCCTGTTCCAGATGCACACGGCCATCGTTGGACTCCAGTAAGATCACATCTGTTTTTTCCAGCAGCGCAGCGATAGAGTCAACGATCTCTATGCCCAACTCCTTTATCTTAGCCAGATTACCGGGTACCATTTCCAGACTGGAAGTAATGTCTTTACTGCCTTGTACATAAGCCGCCGTCACTTTAAAGCCGTTGTAGGCCGGATCTGCATTGACAGCATTCAGCATCTTAGAGAACTCCACACTATGAGAAGTATCTAATCCTATGATGCCTACACGTTTTCCTGGTGTTGCCGGTGTGCCCGCAAACAGGGAGCTGGCCCGGCCTGCAAGACCGAGCCCTACACCCGTGATTGTCGCTGTTCTTATAAATTTTCTTCTATCGTATGATGACATAAGCTATTGTTTAATGTTGAATTTAACGGGTGATCTCCACGATCTTTCCGCTTTGTTTTTCTTTTAATATCAGTTTGGTACTGCCGAAATGTGTTTTTTCTTCTTTGATGAGATAATGATGCTCATCATATTCTACCAGTGTATTGCCTTTGGCAACACCTTCCTGACCTCTCCATACCTCCAGCTGTACCGGCTCCCATTGTTTGCTGGCGGCGCTTTTATAGGCTGCGTCCAGAATAGCATTCACTACATAACCATCGTAGAATGTTTCGCGGGGTTGTTTGTTTTGTTCGATGGCATTAAACATGTCGGCAAACATATGATTGTATCCGAGGTCATTCAACTCATCTCCTACCGGAAACAACCAACCAGAATTGCTTTCCGCTTTCTCTGCTACATAATCTGCTCCCTTACCGGTGGTGAACATATCAAAACCCGTACGTAGGAAGCTGTTCAGCCAGATGGTACCTTCTGTGCCCATTACTTCATCACGCAGGTCGAGGCCACCGCGGAAAGTCCAGCTTACTTCAAACTGGCCAATGGCGCCGTTTTCATACCTTATCAGCCCGATAGCATGATCTTCTGCATCTATTGGTTTTACCTGTGTATCGGCCCAGCACATTACTTCTACCGGCCTGATATCTTTTCCGATAAAGCTGCGGCCTATCTCCACGCAATGACAGCCCAGGTCGAGGATACAGCCGCCGCCGGCCTGTTCCTTGTCCCAGAACCATTCGCTGTGCGGACCAGGATGTGTTTCTCTGGACTTGGCCCAGAGAATACGGCCTAACGCTCCCGCCTGTACGCTTTGTAACGCTTTGGAGAATTTTGGCGTATACACCAGGTCTTCCATATAACCATGGAAGATGCCTGCCTTTTCTACTGCTTCCAGCATTCTCTTTGCTTCCTGGGCATTACGGCCCAGCGGCTTCGTACAGATCACCGCCTTCTTAGCCTTGCAGCAGGCCAGCACTGCCGCCTCATGCAGATTGTTGGGCAGCGCAATACATACTACGTCCACCTCCGGATGATTGATCGCCTCTTCCATCTCCACTGTCCAGTGAGGTGTATTATAATCTGCAGCAAACTTCTTCGCGCTCTCTTCACGGCGTGAATAGACGCTCACAATACGATCTTTACTTCTTTGGCCATGGATAGAATCAGCATAAAAACGGCCGATGAAACCCGAGCCTAGCATGGCAATTTTTCTTCCCATATAAAAATGTTTTATTGTTTATCATCTCTGAACAAAAAAATAAATAGCAGCAGGAAAATACCGGTGATAGCAGCAGGTACCAGCCAGATACTACGCCAATCGTAATGCAAAACGGCTGTCTGTAAATAGCTGAAGCGCCCTGCTACAAACCCCGACACATAGGAGCCTATCAGCATGCCCAGGCCATAGGTGGCAAAAGTGATCAGCCCCTGTGCCGCATTCCTGATGTTGTCGCCTGCCTTACGATCGGTATAGATCTGTCCTGTCACGAAAAAGAAATCGTAACACATACCATGTAATGCAATGCCTCCGTATAGCATCCAGGCGCCAGCACCACTGTCGCCATAAGCGAACAATACATAACGCAGTATCCAGCAGAACATGCCCAGCAACAGCATCCGCTTAACACCCAATCGCGAAAACAGGAACGGCATCAGCAGCATAAAAAGAAATTCCGATACCTGTCCCAGCGTCATCTTGCCGGCAGCATTGGCCATACCAGCATGATTGAGGAATGGATTGGTAAAACTGTAGTAAAACGCCAGTGGTATACATACCGCCACCGCAGTGATAAAGAAGATGCCGTAGGCACGTCCTTTCAACAGTACCAGCGCATCCAGTCCCAGTATATCAGACAAGCACACCTCTTTTTTCACCGATTGTGAGGAGGGCAGAAAAAAGCTGTATATGCCCAACAGCAGTGAACTGGCGGCAGCGATACGGAAAGTGGCGGCAGTCGTTTCCACCCCGGCGAAACCAATAAGCAGCCCCGCCAGTATCCATCCTACGGTACCGAATACACGTACAGAAGGAAACTCCCTGCCCGCATCCTGCATCTGGCGGAAGGAGATCGAATTGGCCAGCGACATAGTGGGCATATACAATAACGTATACAACAGAATCAGCCACCAGAAGCTGCTAAAGTCCTGTACTCCACTGATCAGGTATAAGGTGGCCGCACCTGCCAGATGCAACACTCCCAGCACTTTCTGTGCAGCGAAAAAACGGTCCGCTATCAGCCCCACAAAAAATGGGGAGATAATGGCAGCTATAGACAGGTTGGCATAGGCTGCCCCTACCTGCACCGCATCCGCTTTTAAAGCGGTAATGAGGTAAGTGCCCATGGTCACATACCAGGCTCCCCAGGTAAAATACTCCAGCAGCATCAGGACAGACAATCGCAAACGTACGGATGCGGTCATGTGATTAGTTGTTATTTGAGAAATAGATCCAGTCTACATTAAACAGGTATCCGTCTTTACCGTCTGCACTCTTGAATACAAAATACAGATCATGTGCTCCGACAGTTGGCTGCACAGCAGCCTTCACCGGTTTCCAGCCGCTCTTAGGTCCTGCGGCTGCAGCGGTACCAGCCGGCACACTGACTTTACTCAGCAGCGGTCCAGCCGGCTTATCGAGGTGTACTTCTATCACACCACCCATACCTTGCTCCTGAATATTGTATTGTAAACTCTTCACACCATCCAGATAGAAATGGTTGAAGCGGATATAACTGTTGTTGCGCACATAAGCGTAACACAATGCAGCGGTAGTGATAGTAGCCAGGTTCACATTTCCTTCATCAAAATCTTCTATCTGTATCAATGGATTTCTCAGCATGATATAATCCCTGCCTGTAAGCGGTTCTATATTGTTGGCGCCTTTATCGGTATAGGTAGCCATCAGCAGATATCCGCCTTCATTGCCCTTACCAGTATGTGCCTTAAACGGCTGCACGCCCTGCATAGGCAACGAAGCTTTGGCACTGCCCAGCGAAAGAATGTAGTGCACAATTTCTTTAGCATCTTCAGTAGACATATCCGGATGTGCAGACATGGTGCGGTTGCCCCAGTTGCCACTACCACCGGCGATTACCTTGGCAGCCAGCTTGTTTACATTGGTTTCATTATCCTGATAGTGTTTGGCCACTTCTACCAGGCTAGGGCCTACAGAAGCGGTGTTCTCAGTATGACAGGCTTTACAGTCCAGCGACCAGAACAGCTGATGTCCTTTTGCATGCTGCGTGTTGCCGTCACCGTTATTACCAGCCAATACCAGCGCAAAGTCTTTGCCCATAGGGAGATAATCAAACGATACCTTTACCTTGCTGCTGTCGGGCGTTCCATCTTCAGGGTCCTGAACCTTCACCTGATAGTCAAGGACCGCATTGTCCCAGTAGAAGCTTCTGTTGGCCGTGGTATTGATTTTTACAGCAGGTGGGGTATTCCCTACTTTAATATCTACAAAGGAAGTTCCCTTTGCACCGTGGTTATCTGTTACTGTCAGTTCTACCTTGTAAATTCCTGGTTTGGAGAAGGTATAATCCACCTGCTCGCCTTTCAGTTCTTTATCAGCTACTTTCCAGATATAGGTGAGCTGATCTCCCTTATCGTAGTCCATGGAGCCGGCAGCAGAAAGTTTTACAGTCAGTGGAGCGCCGCCATACAGCTGACTACTGCGGATATTAGCTACCGGCTTACGATTACCTTCAGCATAAGTAATACGTACCAGTTTGGCATTGGAATTTTTGGCAAACCAGTTGGTACCATATTCCAGCATGTAGATGCTGCCATCAGATGCAAATTTCATATCTATCGGTGCAGCAAAATCTATATGTTCCAGGAAAGGCTCCATGCGTACATAGTTACCTGCCGAATCCAGTGTTACGGCCATGATCCAATGACGCATCCATTCATAGATAAAGAGTTTGCCGTTGTAATAATCCGATAGTTTGTAGGGTGCATCCTTAAACTGATCGCTGTAAAATACCGGGCCGGCCATGACTGTTTCGCCACCTTTACCTACCAGCGGGAATACAGGTGAAGCAGCGTCGCCATACCAGATCATCGCTGGTTGCGCAGGCGGCAGCTCTTTAATACCGGTATTATGTGGTGAGTTGTTAACAGGATGCAGTGGGTCTTTGCCCGGGCGTTCTTTCATAGTGGCATAATCCAGTAAGGGATATGCTTCGTTGTTACCGTTAAAATAAGGCCATCCAAAAAAGCCTGGTTTCCGTGCCTGGTTGATTTCATCGAAGCTCAGCGTGCTGCCTTCAGCAGACGGCACTTTGGTGTCTGGCCCGATATCTCCCCAGTATAAAAATGCGTTTTTCATATCCACTGAAATACGGTAGGGGTTACGACAGCCCATAACATAAATTTCAGGACGTCCTTTGGAACCGTCTTTGGGGAACAGGTTGCCATCGGGAATAGAATAAGTACCGTTAGGTTCGGGTTTAATACGCAGCACCTTTCCTCGCAGATCCATGCTGTTAGCCGCACTGGCCTGGTCATCAGACAGATGGCGGCCTGGTCTTTCATCTACCGGCGTATATCCGTGGGTTTCTTCTGCATTGGTATTATCTCCTATTGACAGATATAAGAGATCATTAGGCCCAAAGAACAGATAACCTGCAGAGTGGCAGCAGTATTGCCTTTGCGTAGGTACTTCCAGGAGTACCTTTTCTGTAGACATATCCAGTTTATCACCGTGCAGTTCAAGGCGTACCAGTTTATTATACCATTTTTCTCCTGCAGGAGCATAATAAAAATATACCCAGTGGTTCTTTTCAAAATGAGGGTCCAGGGCCACCCCCAGCAACCCGTCTTCAATACCGCTGAACACATCAAAACGGCCGACAGTTTTGGTTTGACGCAGGCGGGCATCATAAAACTTAACCCCACCCTTCCGTTCTACAAACAACACATTTCCTTCCGGCAGAATACACATCTCCATAGGCTCATCCAGCCCATGGTCCAATACCGTATAGGTGTAACGGTTAGTATCCGGTGGCGCGATGGTCAGCGATTTGCTATAGTCCGGCCAGGCATTACTGCCTACCAGGTATTTTATAGCTGGTTGTATGGTGGCTGCCGTAGCCGCAG
Encoded proteins:
- a CDS encoding PQQ-dependent sugar dehydrogenase, which produces MKKLWLPVLLVLLSACGAKRSVTRILCYTKNVESTWVKQLQEAGQKEGWQIVLTGDRQYFQDDSLRGFSAVCLPFSLTDSLNYRNIPALKRYAEAGGGGILAVKDSAVIKQGWPWLKEWATLPEGKELTQDNGRLFIVPAAATAATIQPAIKYLVGSNAWPDYSKSLTIAPPDTNRYTYTVLDHGLDEPMEMCILPEGNVLFVERKGGVKFYDARLRQTKTVGRFDVFSGIEDGLLGVALDPHFEKNHWVYFYYAPAGEKWYNKLVRLELHGDKLDMSTEKVLLEVPTQRQYCCHSAGYLFFGPNDLLYLSIGDNTNAEETHGYTPVDERPGRHLSDDQASAANSMDLRGKVLRIKPEPNGTYSIPDGNLFPKDGSKGRPEIYVMGCRNPYRISVDMKNAFLYWGDIGPDTKVPSAEGSTLSFDEINQARKPGFFGWPYFNGNNEAYPLLDYATMKERPGKDPLHPVNNSPHNTGIKELPPAQPAMIWYGDAASPVFPLVGKGGETVMAGPVFYSDQFKDAPYKLSDYYNGKLFIYEWMRHWIMAVTLDSAGNYVRMEPFLEHIDFAAPIDMKFASDGSIYMLEYGTNWFAKNSNAKLVRITYAEGNRKPVANIRSSQLYGGAPLTVKLSAAGSMDYDKGDQLTYIWKVADKELKGEQVDYTFSKPGIYKVELTVTDNHGAKGTSFVDIKVGNTPPAVKINTTANRSFYWDNAVLDYQVKVQDPEDGTPDSSKVKVSFDYLPMGKDFALVLAGNNGDGNTQHAKGHQLFWSLDCKACHTENTASVGPSLVEVAKHYQDNETNVNKLAAKVIAGGSGNWGNRTMSAHPDMSTEDAKEIVHYILSLGSAKASLPMQGVQPFKAHTGKGNEGGYLLMATYTDKGANNIEPLTGRDYIMLRNPLIQIEDFDEGNVNLATITTAALCYAYVRNNSYIRFNHFYLDGVKSLQYNIQEQGMGGVIEVHLDKPAGPLLSKVSVPAGTAAAAGPKSGWKPVKAAVQPTVGAHDLYFVFKSADGKDGYLFNVDWIYFSNNN
- a CDS encoding phosphocholine-specific phospholipase C; this encodes MDTRRDFLKKSLLLSGAAGFSTIMPASIQKALAIDPTPGSTWLDAEHIVILMQENRSFDHCFGTLQGVRGFNDPRAIPLPNLKPVWFQTDDKGDTYAPFRLDIKDTKITWMGSLPHSRASQVDAYNTGKHDQWLIAKRPGNKQYAHMPLTLGYFTREDLPFNYAMADAFTICDQHFCSGMTSTTPNRSFFWTGKITSKEDGRAKVNIRNDDFSYGKLTWKTFPEMLEENNVSWKFYQNDLSCGGGFKGEERAWLANFGCNLLEFFEAYHVKFSSRHIQTLLKQVDTLPDEINKLMEATPSSDEAARKIRADIAKKQEVLDNATKELLKWNKESFDQLSDHQKNLYKNAFVINSADPNFRTVTTFQYTDDGNDRKVTVPAGDILYQFRKDVQDGKLPAVSWLAGPQNFSDHPSAPWYGAWYVSEIMDILTSNPEVWKKTIFIVTYDENDGYFDHVPPFSIPDENKPETGKCSAGIDTEVEHVRLENELLQGIHKKQAREAPIGLGFRVPLIIASPWSRGGKVCSQVFDHTSTLQFLETYVNRKYGKKIHVDNISQWRRTICGDLTAVFSPFTAKTEKLPFLNKEKFVQHIYNAQFKAAPGGFKKITDQQLERVISNPEANDLMAPQEKGVRPSPALPYELYADAQWLPGKQQVEISFAAGNTVFGSASAGAPFTVFAPVAYKDDKGNTEVSRNWSFAVKAGDSIRYQWPVTAFEAGTYHLHLHGPNGFFRAFKGNHDDPAAQITCTHERNNTTGKLTGNVIVNITGTAATPLNITIRDNAYKNKSISRSIAANGNAAILLPLQASNGWYDFSILINGFSMFERRYAGRVETGKEGITDPYMGRAIS
- a CDS encoding Gfo/Idh/MocA family protein, whose product is MSSYDRRKFIRTATITGVGLGLAGRASSLFAGTPATPGKRVGIIGLDTSHSVEFSKMLNAVNADPAYNGFKVTAAYVQGSKDITSSLEMVPGNLAKIKELGIEIVDSIAALLEKTDVILLESNDGRVHLEQALPVFKAGKRVFIDKPIAASLADTRAIFKAAEKYKVPVFSSSALRFIDSIQQVAQGKIGKVTGADVYTPSPTEKTHPDLFWYGIHGVEMLFALMGTGCHRVTRITSEDMDVVTGVWKDGRIGTLRGVRKGPYGFGGHAFGEKGIAPIGDFSSYQPLVLQITAFFQTGIPPVKPEETIEMMAFMEAADESKKKKGATVTMNV
- a CDS encoding Gfo/Idh/MocA family protein translates to MGRKIAMLGSGFIGRFYADSIHGQRSKDRIVSVYSRREESAKKFAADYNTPHWTVEMEEAINHPEVDVVCIALPNNLHEAAVLACCKAKKAVICTKPLGRNAQEAKRMLEAVEKAGIFHGYMEDLVYTPKFSKALQSVQAGALGRILWAKSRETHPGPHSEWFWDKEQAGGGCILDLGCHCVEIGRSFIGKDIRPVEVMCWADTQVKPIDAEDHAIGLIRYENGAIGQFEVSWTFRGGLDLRDEVMGTEGTIWLNSFLRTGFDMFTTGKGADYVAEKAESNSGWLFPVGDELNDLGYNHMFADMFNAIEQNKQPRETFYDGYVVNAILDAAYKSAASKQWEPVQLEVWRGQEGVAKGNTLVEYDEHHYLIKEEKTHFGSTKLILKEKQSGKIVEITR
- a CDS encoding GntP family permease gives rise to the protein MAGIVLIIILTARYRIHAFFALLLASMLTGLIFGLPVTDILSTIKTGFGQIIGSLGLLIILGTTLGLMLEHTGSTSVLAAYVLRKTGTGRSPLALNIIGYVVGMPIFCDSGFIVLSGLNKAMAVRSGISMLTMASSLATGLYAVHCMMPPHPGIMAATGIIQADVGKVMLYGLLIALPASACGYAWSLYAGRKLPAPIVEAPDITIPSGRLPSVTMAILPIAVPILLIALRSFLALEKKTSSLAIQTLNILGIPEVAITIGIILTLLSLRNGQASNARKILVEGAEKAAGILVIIGGGGAFGAILAKAELGRHIAENPAITGMGILLPFLITAIIKTAQGSSTVAIITAASLIHPLLPALGLHTPEGNILSVLAMGAGSMMVSHTNDAYFWVISRFSGLEIKDMLRVYTTATLIMGITAMAGVYLLSLLIG
- a CDS encoding nucleoside permease produces the protein MTASVRLRLSVLMLLEYFTWGAWYVTMGTYLITALKADAVQVGAAYANLSIAAIISPFFVGLIADRFFAAQKVLGVLHLAGAATLYLISGVQDFSSFWWLILLYTLLYMPTMSLANSISFRQMQDAGREFPSVRVFGTVGWILAGLLIGFAGVETTAATFRIAAASSLLLGIYSFFLPSSQSVKKEVCLSDILGLDALVLLKGRAYGIFFITAVAVCIPLAFYYSFTNPFLNHAGMANAAGKMTLGQVSEFLFMLLMPFLFSRLGVKRMLLLGMFCWILRYVLFAYGDSGAGAWMLYGGIALHGMCYDFFFVTGQIYTDRKAGDNIRNAAQGLITFATYGLGMLIGSYVSGFVAGRFSYLQTAVLHYDWRSIWLVPAAITGIFLLLFIFLFRDDKQ